The proteins below are encoded in one region of uncultured Eubacteriales bacterium:
- a CDS encoding hypothetical protein (Evidence 5 : No homology to any previously reported sequences), whose translation MEDCPNNTDDRFFLQFELLKIGKKKRNNNK comes from the coding sequence TTGGAGGATTGCCCTAATAACACTGATGATCGTTTCTTTCTCCAGTTTGAGCTTTTAAAAATAGGAAAAAAGAAGAGAAACAATAACAAGTAA
- the ybbL gene encoding putative transporter subunit: ATP-binding component of ABC superfamily (Evidence 3 : Function proposed based on presence of conserved amino acid motif, structural feature or limited homology; Product type pt : putative transporter): MKEVFLLSQIELRNVFYRNGENTILSNFSVEIEAGDYISIMGQSGSGKSTFLRLCCHLITPTEGSIAFYGNDIMRQDPIELRKKICYCFQTPVLFGDTVEDNILFVYSIRKQAIDHERVNSLFSQFNMNHVGMKQEIKTLSGGEKQRLALIQTLLFVPDVLLLDEVTSALDVDNTLIVENAIKEMNQEGITILWVTHNPEQGKRYANKLLTIEKGKIESLEVLR, translated from the coding sequence ATGAAAGAAGTGTTTTTGTTGAGTCAGATAGAATTGCGGAATGTGTTTTACCGTAATGGAGAAAATACGATTCTTAGTAATTTTTCTGTTGAGATTGAAGCAGGTGATTATATCTCAATTATGGGCCAATCCGGAAGTGGGAAAAGCACGTTCCTTAGACTCTGCTGCCATTTAATTACCCCAACAGAAGGGTCGATTGCGTTTTACGGAAACGATATAATGCGACAGGATCCCATTGAATTAAGAAAAAAGATTTGCTATTGTTTTCAAACGCCCGTACTTTTCGGAGATACGGTTGAAGATAATATTTTGTTTGTCTACTCAATACGAAAGCAGGCTATTGATCATGAGCGTGTCAATTCTTTGTTTTCACAATTCAATATGAATCATGTTGGCATGAAACAAGAAATCAAAACTCTTTCAGGAGGGGAGAAGCAAAGGCTAGCCTTAATCCAGACTTTGCTTTTCGTGCCAGATGTTTTACTGCTTGATGAGGTTACATCTGCCCTTGATGTTGACAACACATTGATCGTGGAAAATGCAATTAAGGAAATGAACCAGGAGGGCATAACCATTCTGTGGGTTACGCATAATCCTGAACAAGGCAAAAGATATGCCAACAAGCTGTTAACTATTGAAAAAGGTAAAATAGAGTCATTGGAGGTGCTTAGATGA
- the pstB gene encoding Phosphate import ATP-binding protein PstB has protein sequence MRRIMDNKNIAISIEDVTCYYGEHAAVRNASLSIPRNTIYTFIGPSGCGKTTLLRSMNRLNDLIDSFRLTGSVKMDGENIYENHSPEKVRILRKKTGMIFQQPNPLPTSILKNMYLPLKEHYSAGNDYFYEKAVEKLKTAALYDEVKDRLNKAALSLSGGQQQRLCVARALMLEPEILLLDEPCSALDPIATYKIEDMLTELKSERTIIIVTHNMEQARRISDYTAFFFQGEIVETGKTSKLFANPHTELLSDYITGKF, from the coding sequence GTGCGAAGAATAATGGACAATAAAAATATTGCCATCAGTATTGAGGATGTTACCTGCTATTATGGTGAACACGCCGCCGTCCGAAACGCAAGCCTTTCCATACCCCGAAACACCATCTATACGTTTATCGGGCCATCAGGGTGCGGCAAAACCACCTTGCTTCGTTCTATGAATCGCTTGAATGATCTGATTGATTCGTTTAGGCTGACTGGTAGCGTGAAAATGGACGGGGAGAACATATATGAAAATCACTCACCGGAGAAAGTCAGGATTCTGCGGAAAAAGACCGGTATGATTTTTCAGCAGCCAAACCCGCTTCCAACCAGTATACTGAAAAACATGTATTTACCACTCAAAGAGCATTATAGTGCCGGAAACGACTATTTTTACGAGAAGGCGGTTGAAAAATTAAAAACTGCCGCACTTTACGATGAGGTGAAAGATAGACTTAACAAGGCGGCTCTATCGTTGTCCGGGGGCCAGCAGCAGCGGCTTTGCGTTGCCCGTGCGTTGATGCTTGAACCTGAGATCTTGTTGCTCGACGAGCCATGTTCGGCGCTAGACCCCATCGCAACTTATAAAATAGAGGATATGCTGACCGAACTAAAAAGCGAGCGAACTATTATCATTGTGACCCATAATATGGAGCAGGCCCGTCGCATTTCCGACTACACAGCGTTTTTTTTTCAAGGAGAAATTGTTGAAACAGGCAAAACCTCTAAGTTATTCGCGAACCCGCATACCGAGCTTTTAAGCGACTACATAACCGGCAAGTTCTAG
- a CDS encoding putative Phosphate transport system permease protein PstA (TC 3.A.1.7.1) (Evidence 3 : Function proposed based on presence of conserved amino acid motif, structural feature or limited homology) — translation MTIKQKHHAAFDIAGTAYSYIAMGLLVCVFAFILIVTLRYGWGVLSIRFLITEPNSSALDAASGGILTPIIGTFILTIIGTVIAFPFALATAIYLCFYAKKSLFRTFVKSAVDILSGVPTVVIALFALVIFTLPQMGFLSVMIEGVEGTSRAYGRSFLVAGITMAIMILPFVIKSMEESLKAVPTSYIDASLALGATKWRTIYKVVLNAARDGLVTGIILGMGRIIGDTAIVWLTLGGSIRMTGSQPWFSPENWVSTLRNSGSTLTTYIYYASPVGEGNQFDVAFGASLVLIAIIILLNAIAALIGKVGAKNNGQ, via the coding sequence ATGACGATTAAACAAAAACATCATGCGGCGTTCGATATTGCCGGAACTGCCTATTCATACATTGCCATGGGCCTGCTTGTGTGTGTGTTTGCATTTATTCTCATAGTTACTTTGCGGTATGGATGGGGCGTCCTGTCGATTCGGTTTCTAATCACCGAGCCAAACTCCTCGGCGCTGGATGCGGCGTCGGGCGGTATCCTCACGCCCATCATCGGTACGTTTATCCTGACCATCATCGGAACCGTGATTGCGTTCCCTTTCGCCCTCGCGACGGCTATCTATCTCTGCTTTTACGCGAAGAAGAGCCTATTCAGGACTTTTGTAAAAAGCGCAGTTGACATCCTGTCCGGCGTTCCAACGGTGGTCATCGCTCTGTTTGCTTTGGTTATTTTTACCCTCCCTCAAATGGGCTTTCTAAGCGTGATGATTGAGGGGGTGGAAGGAACAAGCCGCGCTTATGGACGTTCTTTCCTGGTCGCCGGAATCACCATGGCGATCATGATTTTGCCGTTTGTCATTAAAAGCATGGAGGAATCACTAAAGGCTGTTCCCACGTCCTATATTGACGCCTCTCTCGCCCTTGGCGCAACGAAGTGGCGGACAATATATAAGGTAGTCTTAAACGCTGCTCGTGACGGACTTGTAACCGGCATAATTCTTGGGATGGGACGCATCATAGGGGATACCGCCATTGTTTGGCTGACGCTTGGCGGCTCCATCAGAATGACGGGCAGCCAGCCGTGGTTTTCGCCCGAAAATTGGGTGTCCACCCTTAGGAACAGCGGCAGTACATTGACCACGTATATCTATTATGCCTCGCCGGTGGGTGAGGGGAACCAGTTCGATGTGGCATTCGGCGCTTCATTGGTACTTATTGCAATCATTATACTGCTGAATGCCATCGCAGCGCTGATTGGAAAGGTAGGTGCGAAGAATAATGGACAATAA
- a CDS encoding putative Phosphate transport system permease protein PstC (Evidence 3 : Function proposed based on presence of conserved amino acid motif, structural feature or limited homology) has protein sequence MTKKKWNIGLPEAVIYLLSAASIAVIVFIFLFVFYKAFPVLRASGLSLFTSGGFDKQIQDAFYSSEADPVLSFGILGLISGTVITTTLALLLASAIGIGSAIIICEYSSRRVSGILISVVRLLASVPSVVFGLIGIVTVVPLMEELFVTVDRQIEYLDFFQMSGRNLLSASIVLTFMIAPTVVSLSVDAIRAVPHLYKETGYAFGMSKFRVIWKIILPGARSGIMAGIVLAAGRGMGEAIAVSMVCGGIGFLPKASLGFINFLAPTLPLAAAIINKSEAMGSFAVESALFTCGAVLLLIGAALSIGAKSIEKKMRRSAGHDD, from the coding sequence ATGACCAAAAAGAAATGGAATATCGGCCTGCCTGAGGCCGTGATTTATCTTCTGTCGGCGGCCAGCATCGCCGTCATTGTTTTTATTTTTCTGTTTGTCTTCTACAAGGCCTTCCCCGTTCTCCGGGCCAGCGGCCTTTCCCTCTTTACCTCCGGCGGCTTTGACAAGCAGATCCAGGACGCCTTCTATTCCTCTGAAGCCGATCCGGTGCTCAGTTTCGGCATCCTGGGCCTTATCTCCGGGACGGTGATTACCACCACGCTTGCACTCCTCCTTGCCTCAGCAATTGGAATCGGTTCGGCGATCATTATTTGTGAGTATTCTTCCCGCCGTGTTTCTGGTATCTTGATTTCGGTGGTGAGACTACTCGCGTCGGTGCCAAGCGTTGTGTTTGGCCTCATTGGAATCGTCACTGTTGTTCCGCTTATGGAAGAGCTCTTTGTTACCGTTGACCGTCAAATCGAGTATCTTGATTTTTTTCAGATGAGCGGGCGGAATTTACTGTCGGCGAGCATTGTGTTGACCTTTATGATTGCGCCGACAGTAGTCTCCCTTTCGGTGGATGCAATTCGTGCCGTGCCCCATCTCTACAAGGAGACTGGGTATGCGTTCGGCATGAGCAAGTTTCGTGTAATTTGGAAGATCATTCTGCCAGGAGCGCGTTCAGGCATTATGGCAGGCATCGTTCTTGCGGCAGGACGCGGTATGGGCGAGGCCATTGCCGTGTCTATGGTGTGCGGGGGCATCGGATTCCTGCCAAAAGCGTCTCTTGGGTTTATCAATTTTCTTGCACCTACGCTCCCTCTTGCCGCAGCCATCATCAATAAATCGGAGGCTATGGGCTCGTTCGCAGTCGAATCGGCGCTGTTTACCTGCGGGGCGGTGTTGCTGCTGATTGGCGCTGCGCTCAGCATCGGGGCAAAAAGCATTGAAAAGAAGATGAGGAGGAGCGCAGGACATGACGATTAA
- a CDS encoding Phosphate-binding protein PstS (modular protein) gives MKKRLIALTLAVVTVLAMMASTASAASPINLVVDGKKITPTVDPVVESGTTLVPLRVISETLGADVTWEQSKQQATIKTAAYTVVFTIGSKSYTVNGASKTLIVAPKAANGSTLVPIRAFSESIGATVNYNASTKTASIDYFTKMSGSLKISGSTTLQPIVQAAADKLVSMNSGLSITVSGGGSGTGIKDATAGTVNIGMSSRELTTDEMKSLKVYPVANDGIAIIVNPGNPVKDLTKDQAAKIFLGEIKNWKDVGGNDAPIVVMTRETGSGTRATLEEMILEKKSVVERATPFASSTLIKQAVAKDKNAIGFDSIGFVDSTVKALSLDGKSATSATVISGSYGMGRQLFCLTNGNASGLSAIFIDYLKTQDCQDNIVVKEGYVKLS, from the coding sequence ATGAAAAAAAGACTTATTGCGCTTACTCTTGCTGTGGTTACCGTTCTGGCAATGATGGCTTCCACCGCTTCGGCCGCCTCCCCCATCAATCTTGTAGTTGATGGCAAAAAGATCACACCCACAGTTGATCCGGTCGTGGAAAGCGGCACAACACTTGTCCCCCTCCGCGTGATTTCGGAGACCTTGGGTGCCGATGTGACGTGGGAACAATCCAAACAGCAGGCCACCATTAAGACAGCAGCCTATACGGTGGTATTCACTATCGGCTCCAAAAGCTATACGGTAAATGGTGCGAGTAAGACTCTCATCGTGGCGCCCAAAGCGGCCAACGGGTCCACTCTGGTGCCTATCCGAGCATTCTCCGAGTCTATCGGCGCTACAGTGAACTACAATGCCTCTACTAAGACAGCCAGCATCGACTACTTCACCAAAATGTCGGGTTCGCTTAAAATCAGCGGTTCCACCACCCTCCAGCCTATCGTGCAGGCTGCGGCCGACAAGCTGGTGAGCATGAACAGCGGTCTTTCCATCACCGTATCTGGCGGCGGCTCGGGCACCGGCATCAAGGACGCGACGGCCGGCACAGTCAACATCGGCATGAGCTCCCGTGAGCTGACCACCGATGAGATGAAATCCCTCAAGGTCTACCCCGTCGCCAACGACGGAATCGCCATCATCGTGAATCCCGGCAACCCTGTGAAGGACCTAACCAAGGACCAGGCCGCGAAGATCTTCCTCGGTGAGATCAAGAACTGGAAGGACGTAGGTGGCAACGACGCCCCCATCGTGGTCATGACCCGCGAGACCGGCTCGGGCACCCGGGCCACCCTGGAGGAGATGATCCTGGAAAAGAAGTCGGTGGTAGAGCGCGCCACCCCCTTCGCCTCCTCCACCCTCATCAAGCAGGCAGTGGCCAAGGACAAGAACGCCATCGGCTTTGACTCCATCGGGTTTGTGGACAGCACCGTGAAGGCCCTCTCCCTCGACGGCAAGAGCGCCACCTCTGCTACGGTCATCAGCGGCTCCTATGGGATGGGCCGCCAGCTCTTCTGCCTTACCAACGGCAACGCCTCCGGCCTGTCCGCCATCTTCATCGACTATCTGAAGACTCAGGACTGCCAGGACAACATCGTGGTCAAAGAAGGCTACGTAAAGCTCAGCTAA
- a CDS encoding hypothetical protein (Evidence 5 : No homology to any previously reported sequences), which translates to MSLSCKFVPSVAQLGANSRKQEAGIFSHVKRCLPFLLSRTGFPRLSYCFSIQFYNPNRNLVFFMNILPFSDYKIYIQYVIIIFEEESVRNKIEIRYTTYQSGEFMPPTEGIDLI; encoded by the coding sequence TTGAGCTTGTCTTGCAAATTTGTACCTTCCGTTGCCCAATTAGGGGCTAACTCTAGAAAACAAGAGGCAGGCATCTTTTCTCACGTGAAAAGATGCCTGCCTTTTTTATTATCCCGTACCGGCTTCCCCCGGCTCAGTTACTGTTTCTCCATTCAATTTTACAATCCAAATCGAAATCTAGTATTTTTTATGAATATTTTACCATTCAGTGATTACAAAATTTACATTCAGTACGTCATAATTATATTTGAGGAGGAAAGTGTGCGAAATAAAATCGAAATCCGATATACCACGTATCAAAGCGGCGAGTTTATGCCCCCCACAGAAGGCATCGACTTGATTTAA